From Oncorhynchus nerka isolate Pitt River linkage group LG1, Oner_Uvic_2.0, whole genome shotgun sequence, the proteins below share one genomic window:
- the LOC115128659 gene encoding phospholipase A1 member A-like isoform X3, which yields MGMWRMGWKLKTAVTFLSILAFYITSTAAREDEESRSECADFNNTTWLEYRQQGSKLQVQYLLLTRKNTDCASLFSQESLSNNNSYFNSSLPTNIIVHGYRALGSKPSWVKQLAQALLRAQDANVVVVDWVYGASFAYNLVVENYKEVAVQISVLINQLQNHGCKLESFHFIGVSLGAHVSGFVGTLFKGEIGRITGLDPAGPMFKGADTFDRLDPSDALFVEAIHTDSDYFGISIPVGHADFFLNGGMDQAGCARSRFESMYGYVICDHMRALHVYISALNGTCPLTGIPCSSYEEFLKGRCLGCQGVFNGTCPQIGLLENSGMTASPLPQQEKLFLLTTSAPPFCAHHILVQLEVSPLDKTAEVQVTLRTSGLPETEHRLRLETDGTVYRRVIAHLVPLCEIDSIQLKNTGARFYRQGDIHFVSVCISEFPSVREVESLCVKKIDIRRGSPWNHDFVQLCGND from the exons ATGGGTATGTGG AGAATGGGCTGGAAACTGAAAACAGCGGTAACTTTTCTCAGTATTTTAGCATTCTACATCACGTCCACAGCAG CAAGGGAGGATGAGGAGTCCAGATCAGAATGTGCTGACTTCAACAACACGACCTGGCTGGAGTACCGTCAGCAGGGCAGCAAGCTACAGGTGCAATACCTGCTTCTGACACGCAAGAATACAGACTGTGCCAGCCTCTTCAGTCAGGAGTCCCTCAGCAACAACAACTCCTACTTCAACTCCTCCCTACCCACCAATATCATTGTCCATGGATACAG ggcTCTGGGCAGTAAGCCGTCCTGGGTGAAACAGCTGGCCCAGGCTCTGCTGCGGGCGCAGGATGCcaatgtggtggtggtggactggGTCTATGGGGCCTCCTTCGCCTACAACCTGGTGGTGGAGAACTACAAGGAGGTGGCCGTCCAGATATCTGTCCTCATTAACCAGCTCCAG AACCATGGATGCAAACTGGAGTCATTTCACTTCATTGGGGTTAGCCTCGGGGCACACGTGTCTGGATTCGTGGGGACCCTGTTCAAGGGGGAGATAGGGAGAATCACAG GTCTGGACCCAGCTGGACCCATGTTTAAGGGAGCCGACACGTTTGACCGTCTTGACCCCTCAGATGCACTGTTTGTAGAGGCCATCCACACAGACTCTGACT ACTTTGGTATCTCCATCCCTGTTGGCCATGCTGACTTCTTCCTGAATGGCGGGATGGACCAGGCAGGTTGCGCTCGCTCAAGGTTTGAGTCAA TGTATGGCTATGTGATCTGTGACCACATGAGGGCGCTCCACGTCTACATAAGCGCACTGAACGGGACCTGCCCATTGACTGGCATCCCTTGTTCCAGCTATGAGGAATTCCTCAAGGGGCGCTGTTTAGGCTGCCAAGGTGTCTTCAATGGCACATGTCCACAAATAG GGTTATTGGAGAACAGCGGTATGAcagcctctcctcttcctcaacaAGAGAAGCTTTTCCTCCTGACAACCTCTGCACCTCCTTTCTGTG cccatcACATCCTGGTGCAGCTAGAGGTATCCCCCCTGGACAAGACTGCTGAGGTGCAGGTGACCCTAAGAACCAGCGGACTTCCTGAAACAGAGCACAGACTCAGGCT aGAGACAGACGGTACAGTTTACAGGAGGGTGATAGCCCACCTGGTGCCACTGTGTGAGATAGACTCCATCCAGCTGAAGAACACTGGAGCACGCTTCTACAGACAGGGAGACATCcactttgtgtctgtctgtatatcagAGTTCCCCTCTGTCAG AGAAGTGGAGTCGTTGTGTGTGAAGAAGATTGACATTAGACGAGGATCTCCGTGGAACCATGATTTTGTGCAGCTGTGTGGGAATGACTGA
- the LOC115128659 gene encoding phospholipase A1 member A-like isoform X1, with the protein MGMWRMGWKLKTAVTFLSILAFYITSTAAREDEESRSECADFNNTTWLEYRQQGSKLQVQYLLLTRKNTDCASLFSQESLSNNNSYFNSSLPTNIIVHGYRALGSKPSWVKQLAQALLRAQDANVVVVDWVYGASFAYNLVVENYKEVAVQISVLINQLQNHGCKLESFHFIGVSLGAHVSGFVGTLFKGEIGRITGLDPAGPMFKGADTFDRLDPSDALFVEAIHTDSDYFGISIPVGHADFFLNGGMDQAGCARSRFESILVYFPVYGYVICDHMRALHVYISALNGTCPLTGIPCSSYEEFLKGRCLGCQGVFNGTCPQIGLLENSGMTASPLPQQEKLFLLTTSAPPFCAHHILVQLEVSPLDKTAEVQVTLRTSGLPETEHRLRLETDGTVYRRVIAHLVPLCEIDSIQLKNTGARFYRQGDIHFVSVCISEFPSVREVESLCVKKIDIRRGSPWNHDFVQLCGND; encoded by the exons ATGGGTATGTGG AGAATGGGCTGGAAACTGAAAACAGCGGTAACTTTTCTCAGTATTTTAGCATTCTACATCACGTCCACAGCAG CAAGGGAGGATGAGGAGTCCAGATCAGAATGTGCTGACTTCAACAACACGACCTGGCTGGAGTACCGTCAGCAGGGCAGCAAGCTACAGGTGCAATACCTGCTTCTGACACGCAAGAATACAGACTGTGCCAGCCTCTTCAGTCAGGAGTCCCTCAGCAACAACAACTCCTACTTCAACTCCTCCCTACCCACCAATATCATTGTCCATGGATACAG ggcTCTGGGCAGTAAGCCGTCCTGGGTGAAACAGCTGGCCCAGGCTCTGCTGCGGGCGCAGGATGCcaatgtggtggtggtggactggGTCTATGGGGCCTCCTTCGCCTACAACCTGGTGGTGGAGAACTACAAGGAGGTGGCCGTCCAGATATCTGTCCTCATTAACCAGCTCCAG AACCATGGATGCAAACTGGAGTCATTTCACTTCATTGGGGTTAGCCTCGGGGCACACGTGTCTGGATTCGTGGGGACCCTGTTCAAGGGGGAGATAGGGAGAATCACAG GTCTGGACCCAGCTGGACCCATGTTTAAGGGAGCCGACACGTTTGACCGTCTTGACCCCTCAGATGCACTGTTTGTAGAGGCCATCCACACAGACTCTGACT ACTTTGGTATCTCCATCCCTGTTGGCCATGCTGACTTCTTCCTGAATGGCGGGATGGACCAGGCAGGTTGCGCTCGCTCAAGGTTTGAGTCAA TTCTTGTCTACTTTCCAGTGTATGGCTATGTGATCTGTGACCACATGAGGGCGCTCCACGTCTACATAAGCGCACTGAACGGGACCTGCCCATTGACTGGCATCCCTTGTTCCAGCTATGAGGAATTCCTCAAGGGGCGCTGTTTAGGCTGCCAAGGTGTCTTCAATGGCACATGTCCACAAATAG GGTTATTGGAGAACAGCGGTATGAcagcctctcctcttcctcaacaAGAGAAGCTTTTCCTCCTGACAACCTCTGCACCTCCTTTCTGTG cccatcACATCCTGGTGCAGCTAGAGGTATCCCCCCTGGACAAGACTGCTGAGGTGCAGGTGACCCTAAGAACCAGCGGACTTCCTGAAACAGAGCACAGACTCAGGCT aGAGACAGACGGTACAGTTTACAGGAGGGTGATAGCCCACCTGGTGCCACTGTGTGAGATAGACTCCATCCAGCTGAAGAACACTGGAGCACGCTTCTACAGACAGGGAGACATCcactttgtgtctgtctgtatatcagAGTTCCCCTCTGTCAG AGAAGTGGAGTCGTTGTGTGTGAAGAAGATTGACATTAGACGAGGATCTCCGTGGAACCATGATTTTGTGCAGCTGTGTGGGAATGACTGA
- the LOC115128659 gene encoding phospholipase A1 member A-like isoform X4, producing the protein MGMWRMGWKLKTAVTFLSILAFYITSTAAREDEESRSECADFNNTTWLEYRQQGSKLQVQYLLLTRKNTDCASLFSQESLSNNNSYFNSSLPTNIIVHGYRALGSKPSWVKQLAQALLRAQDANVVVVDWVYGASFAYNLVVENYKEVAVQISVLINQLQNHGCKLESFHFIGVSLGAHVSGFVGTLFKGEIGRITGLDPAGPMFKGADTFDRLDPSDALFVEAIHTDSDYFGISIPVGHADFFLNGGMDQAGCARSRFESRLLENSGMTASPLPQQEKLFLLTTSAPPFCAHHILVQLEVSPLDKTAEVQVTLRTSGLPETEHRLRLETDGTVYRRVIAHLVPLCEIDSIQLKNTGARFYRQGDIHFVSVCISEFPSVREVESLCVKKIDIRRGSPWNHDFVQLCGND; encoded by the exons ATGGGTATGTGG AGAATGGGCTGGAAACTGAAAACAGCGGTAACTTTTCTCAGTATTTTAGCATTCTACATCACGTCCACAGCAG CAAGGGAGGATGAGGAGTCCAGATCAGAATGTGCTGACTTCAACAACACGACCTGGCTGGAGTACCGTCAGCAGGGCAGCAAGCTACAGGTGCAATACCTGCTTCTGACACGCAAGAATACAGACTGTGCCAGCCTCTTCAGTCAGGAGTCCCTCAGCAACAACAACTCCTACTTCAACTCCTCCCTACCCACCAATATCATTGTCCATGGATACAG ggcTCTGGGCAGTAAGCCGTCCTGGGTGAAACAGCTGGCCCAGGCTCTGCTGCGGGCGCAGGATGCcaatgtggtggtggtggactggGTCTATGGGGCCTCCTTCGCCTACAACCTGGTGGTGGAGAACTACAAGGAGGTGGCCGTCCAGATATCTGTCCTCATTAACCAGCTCCAG AACCATGGATGCAAACTGGAGTCATTTCACTTCATTGGGGTTAGCCTCGGGGCACACGTGTCTGGATTCGTGGGGACCCTGTTCAAGGGGGAGATAGGGAGAATCACAG GTCTGGACCCAGCTGGACCCATGTTTAAGGGAGCCGACACGTTTGACCGTCTTGACCCCTCAGATGCACTGTTTGTAGAGGCCATCCACACAGACTCTGACT ACTTTGGTATCTCCATCCCTGTTGGCCATGCTGACTTCTTCCTGAATGGCGGGATGGACCAGGCAGGTTGCGCTCGCTCAAGGTTTGAGTCAA GGTTATTGGAGAACAGCGGTATGAcagcctctcctcttcctcaacaAGAGAAGCTTTTCCTCCTGACAACCTCTGCACCTCCTTTCTGTG cccatcACATCCTGGTGCAGCTAGAGGTATCCCCCCTGGACAAGACTGCTGAGGTGCAGGTGACCCTAAGAACCAGCGGACTTCCTGAAACAGAGCACAGACTCAGGCT aGAGACAGACGGTACAGTTTACAGGAGGGTGATAGCCCACCTGGTGCCACTGTGTGAGATAGACTCCATCCAGCTGAAGAACACTGGAGCACGCTTCTACAGACAGGGAGACATCcactttgtgtctgtctgtatatcagAGTTCCCCTCTGTCAG AGAAGTGGAGTCGTTGTGTGTGAAGAAGATTGACATTAGACGAGGATCTCCGTGGAACCATGATTTTGTGCAGCTGTGTGGGAATGACTGA
- the LOC115128659 gene encoding phospholipase A1 member A-like isoform X2 produces MGWKLKTAVTFLSILAFYITSTAAREDEESRSECADFNNTTWLEYRQQGSKLQVQYLLLTRKNTDCASLFSQESLSNNNSYFNSSLPTNIIVHGYRALGSKPSWVKQLAQALLRAQDANVVVVDWVYGASFAYNLVVENYKEVAVQISVLINQLQNHGCKLESFHFIGVSLGAHVSGFVGTLFKGEIGRITGLDPAGPMFKGADTFDRLDPSDALFVEAIHTDSDYFGISIPVGHADFFLNGGMDQAGCARSRFESILVYFPVYGYVICDHMRALHVYISALNGTCPLTGIPCSSYEEFLKGRCLGCQGVFNGTCPQIGLLENSGMTASPLPQQEKLFLLTTSAPPFCAHHILVQLEVSPLDKTAEVQVTLRTSGLPETEHRLRLETDGTVYRRVIAHLVPLCEIDSIQLKNTGARFYRQGDIHFVSVCISEFPSVREVESLCVKKIDIRRGSPWNHDFVQLCGND; encoded by the exons ATGGGCTGGAAACTGAAAACAGCGGTAACTTTTCTCAGTATTTTAGCATTCTACATCACGTCCACAGCAG CAAGGGAGGATGAGGAGTCCAGATCAGAATGTGCTGACTTCAACAACACGACCTGGCTGGAGTACCGTCAGCAGGGCAGCAAGCTACAGGTGCAATACCTGCTTCTGACACGCAAGAATACAGACTGTGCCAGCCTCTTCAGTCAGGAGTCCCTCAGCAACAACAACTCCTACTTCAACTCCTCCCTACCCACCAATATCATTGTCCATGGATACAG ggcTCTGGGCAGTAAGCCGTCCTGGGTGAAACAGCTGGCCCAGGCTCTGCTGCGGGCGCAGGATGCcaatgtggtggtggtggactggGTCTATGGGGCCTCCTTCGCCTACAACCTGGTGGTGGAGAACTACAAGGAGGTGGCCGTCCAGATATCTGTCCTCATTAACCAGCTCCAG AACCATGGATGCAAACTGGAGTCATTTCACTTCATTGGGGTTAGCCTCGGGGCACACGTGTCTGGATTCGTGGGGACCCTGTTCAAGGGGGAGATAGGGAGAATCACAG GTCTGGACCCAGCTGGACCCATGTTTAAGGGAGCCGACACGTTTGACCGTCTTGACCCCTCAGATGCACTGTTTGTAGAGGCCATCCACACAGACTCTGACT ACTTTGGTATCTCCATCCCTGTTGGCCATGCTGACTTCTTCCTGAATGGCGGGATGGACCAGGCAGGTTGCGCTCGCTCAAGGTTTGAGTCAA TTCTTGTCTACTTTCCAGTGTATGGCTATGTGATCTGTGACCACATGAGGGCGCTCCACGTCTACATAAGCGCACTGAACGGGACCTGCCCATTGACTGGCATCCCTTGTTCCAGCTATGAGGAATTCCTCAAGGGGCGCTGTTTAGGCTGCCAAGGTGTCTTCAATGGCACATGTCCACAAATAG GGTTATTGGAGAACAGCGGTATGAcagcctctcctcttcctcaacaAGAGAAGCTTTTCCTCCTGACAACCTCTGCACCTCCTTTCTGTG cccatcACATCCTGGTGCAGCTAGAGGTATCCCCCCTGGACAAGACTGCTGAGGTGCAGGTGACCCTAAGAACCAGCGGACTTCCTGAAACAGAGCACAGACTCAGGCT aGAGACAGACGGTACAGTTTACAGGAGGGTGATAGCCCACCTGGTGCCACTGTGTGAGATAGACTCCATCCAGCTGAAGAACACTGGAGCACGCTTCTACAGACAGGGAGACATCcactttgtgtctgtctgtatatcagAGTTCCCCTCTGTCAG AGAAGTGGAGTCGTTGTGTGTGAAGAAGATTGACATTAGACGAGGATCTCCGTGGAACCATGATTTTGTGCAGCTGTGTGGGAATGACTGA
- the LOC115128682 gene encoding popeye domain-containing 2-like isoform X2 yields the protein MSADNSTLLETVFYGHPPCDGWTNNTEGAFYHLGNTILFLGYMGGSSAYGSLFIFGFMTPAFTCLALWGWMTMCGVDVFTWNLLLLVACVFQICHLIYRLQQDGLASEELLALYSAIYLPLDVPVQVFKDIVGACENKVLALRVEETYAVEGKTPINQLSFLLSGRIRVSLEGQFLHYIFPLQFLDSPEWESLRPNEEGNFQVTLTAETDCRYISWCRRRLYMLLSKDRYITRLFSVMLGSDIANKLYSLNDKLFAKSGVRLDIRLPSLYHVLAPSPPGSEGEVCSGSGSARDRVDPVEQQEAAVVDVVPVPAYQKSEPPTPPTPRLQIQEKSPNPSTASPRQPQGSHPQRQPWPSDMEMLSGGETAGTLPMRYQRGRAPLAPTDTPKL from the exons ATGAGTGCAGACAACTCCACCCTGTTGGAGACCGTTTTCTACGGCCATCCACCATGTGATGGCTGGACCAACAACACTGAGGGGGCCTTCTACCACCTGGGCAACACCATCTTGTTCCTGGGCTACATGGGGGGCAGCAGCGCCTACGGCTCCCTGTTCATCTTTGGTTTCATGACGCCTGCCTTCACCTGCCTGGCCCTGTGGGGCTGGATGACCATGTGTGGGGTGGATGTGTTCACCTGGAACCTGCTGCTGCTGGTGGCCTGCGTGTTCCAGATCTGCCACCTCATATACAGGCTGCAACAGGATGGTTTGGCCAGCGAGGAGCTGTTGGCCCTCTACTCAGCCATCTACCTGCCCCTGGACGTGCCCGTACAGGTGTTCAAAGACATTGTGGGGGCCTGTGAGAACAAGGTGCTGGCCCTAAGAGTAGAGGAGACGTACGCAGTGGAGGGCAAGACGCCCATCAACCAGCTATCCTTTCTGCTGTCAGGGAG GATCCGTGTGTCTCTAGAAGGACAGTTCCTCCATTACATCTTCCCACTCCAGTTCCTGGACTCTCCTGAGTGGGAGTCTCTCAGACCCAATGAGGAGGGGAACTTTCAG GTGACCCTGACGGCGGAGACGGACTGCCGCTACATCTCGTGGTGCCGGCGCCGCCTTTACATGCTGCTGTCCAAGGATCGCTACATCACCCGCCTCTTCTCCGTCATGCTGGGCAGCGACATTGCCAACAAGCTCTACTCACTCAATGATAAGCTCTTTGCCAAGAGCGGTGTGCGCCTCGACATCCGCCtgcccagtctctaccatgtccTGGCCCCCTCACCCCCGGGCAGCGAGGGTGAGGTCTGTAGTGGCAGTGGTAGTGCAAGGGACCGGGTAGACCCAGTGGAGCAGCAGGAGGCAGCAGTGGTGGATGTGGTCCCGGTGCCTGCCTACCAGAAGTCAGAGCCTCCAACACCCCCGACCCCACGGCTGCAGATACAAGAGAAGTCCCCCAACCCATCAACTGCAAGCCCCCGCCAACCCCAAGGCTCACACCCCCAGCGCCAGCCCTGGCCTTCAGACATGGAGATGCTCTCTG GAGGGGAAACCGCTGGGACTCTACCAATGCGATACCagagaggaagagctcctctggcTCCCACGGACACCCCTAAGCTGTGA
- the LOC115128682 gene encoding popeye domain-containing 2-like isoform X1 yields the protein MSADNSTLLETVFYGHPPCDGWTNNTEGAFYHLGNTILFLGYMGGSSAYGSLFIFGFMTPAFTCLALWGWMTMCGVDVFTWNLLLLVACVFQICHLIYRLQQDGLASEELLALYSAIYLPLDVPVQVFKDIVGACENKVLALRVEETYAVEGKTPINQLSFLLSGRIRVSLEGQFLHYIFPLQFLDSPEWESLRPNEEGNFQVTLTAETDCRYISWCRRRLYMLLSKDRYITRLFSVMLGSDIANKLYSLNDKLFAKSGVRLDIRLPSLYHVLAPSPPGSEGEVCSGSGSARDRVDPVEQQEAAVVDVVPVPAYQKSEPPTPPTPRLQIQEKSPNPSTASPRQPQGSHPQRQPWPSDMEMLSGEDSTSLVLEDFADMTGSLMDYGSERDYLR from the exons ATGAGTGCAGACAACTCCACCCTGTTGGAGACCGTTTTCTACGGCCATCCACCATGTGATGGCTGGACCAACAACACTGAGGGGGCCTTCTACCACCTGGGCAACACCATCTTGTTCCTGGGCTACATGGGGGGCAGCAGCGCCTACGGCTCCCTGTTCATCTTTGGTTTCATGACGCCTGCCTTCACCTGCCTGGCCCTGTGGGGCTGGATGACCATGTGTGGGGTGGATGTGTTCACCTGGAACCTGCTGCTGCTGGTGGCCTGCGTGTTCCAGATCTGCCACCTCATATACAGGCTGCAACAGGATGGTTTGGCCAGCGAGGAGCTGTTGGCCCTCTACTCAGCCATCTACCTGCCCCTGGACGTGCCCGTACAGGTGTTCAAAGACATTGTGGGGGCCTGTGAGAACAAGGTGCTGGCCCTAAGAGTAGAGGAGACGTACGCAGTGGAGGGCAAGACGCCCATCAACCAGCTATCCTTTCTGCTGTCAGGGAG GATCCGTGTGTCTCTAGAAGGACAGTTCCTCCATTACATCTTCCCACTCCAGTTCCTGGACTCTCCTGAGTGGGAGTCTCTCAGACCCAATGAGGAGGGGAACTTTCAG GTGACCCTGACGGCGGAGACGGACTGCCGCTACATCTCGTGGTGCCGGCGCCGCCTTTACATGCTGCTGTCCAAGGATCGCTACATCACCCGCCTCTTCTCCGTCATGCTGGGCAGCGACATTGCCAACAAGCTCTACTCACTCAATGATAAGCTCTTTGCCAAGAGCGGTGTGCGCCTCGACATCCGCCtgcccagtctctaccatgtccTGGCCCCCTCACCCCCGGGCAGCGAGGGTGAGGTCTGTAGTGGCAGTGGTAGTGCAAGGGACCGGGTAGACCCAGTGGAGCAGCAGGAGGCAGCAGTGGTGGATGTGGTCCCGGTGCCTGCCTACCAGAAGTCAGAGCCTCCAACACCCCCGACCCCACGGCTGCAGATACAAGAGAAGTCCCCCAACCCATCAACTGCAAGCCCCCGCCAACCCCAAGGCTCACACCCCCAGCGCCAGCCCTGGCCTTCAGACATGGAGATGCTCTCTGGTGAGGACTCCACCAGCCTGGTCCTGGAGGACTTCGCTGATATGACCGGGTCCTTAATGGATTATGGGAGTGAGAGGGATTATTTGAGGTAG